A region from the Corylus avellana chromosome ca7, CavTom2PMs-1.0 genome encodes:
- the LOC132187254 gene encoding inositol polyphosphate multikinase beta-like: MLKVPDHQVAGHRACDEMIGPLVDDSGHFYKPLQNDERGSAEVAFYTSFSSNNNIPNHIGRFFPLFHGTQLIEASDGSGLHPHLVLQDVVSSYVNPSIMDVKIGSRTWYPEASEEYIHKCFKKDRESTSLALGFMISGLQVHGSEESGFWKPDKKLIKNFTSKDVRLVLRKFVSSNTSADSGMDPDCSFASTVYGGSAGILAQLLELKEWFEDQTIFHFCSCSVLMIYDKDSVSKGRSSGAEVKLVDFTHVVEGKGIIDHNFLGGLCSLIKFISEI, from the coding sequence ATGCTTAAGGTCCCAGATCATCAGGTTGCAGGCCACCGGGCCTGTGATGAAATGATTGGTCCTTTGGTAGATGATTCAGGGCACTTCTACAAGCCTCTTCAAAATGATGAACGCGGGTCCGCAGAGGTGGCCTTTTATACGTCCTTCTCTTCCAACAATAACATTCCAAATCATATTGGTAGATTCTTCCCTCTTTTCCATGGCACTCAGCTTATAGAAGCATCTGATGGGTCTGGCCTGCATCCTCATCTTGTGCTGCAAGATGTTGTCTCAAGTTACGTCAATCCATCCATCATGGACGTCAAGATTGGATCCAGAACATGGTATCCTGAAGCATCAGAGGAATATATCCACAAGTGCTTTAAGAAAGACAGAGAATCGACGAGCCTTGCACTGGGGTTTATGATATCTGGATTGCAGGTACATGGGAGCGAAGAATCTGGGTTCTGGAAGCCTGATAAGAAGCTTATCAAGAACTTTACTTCCAAGGATGTCAGGTTAGTTCTGAGGAAGTTTGTTTCTTCTAACACATCTGCAGATTCAGGTATGGATCCTGATTGTTCTTTTGCATCAACTGTTTATGGTGGTTCTGCTGGAATTTTGGCACAATTGTTGGAGCTCAAAGAATGGTTTGAGGATCAAACCATTTTCCATTTCTGTTCTTGTTCAGTTCTTATGATCTATGATAAGGACTCGGTGTCTAAAGGAAGGAGTTCCGGTGCTGAAGTTAAACTTGTTGATTTTACACATGTCGTGGAAGGCAAGGGCATTATTGATCATAACTTCTTGGGTGGGCTCTGCTCTTTAATTAAGTTTATCTCAGAGATCTGA
- the LOC132186040 gene encoding probable inactive nicotinamidase At3g16190 isoform X1 encodes MADNRNRTALLVIDMQKDFIHDDGLVRVNGGRAIVPNVIKAVQVARQRGFLIVWVVREHDPQGRDVELFRRHFYAAGKVGPTVKGSVGAELVDGLVIKEGDYKLVKTRFSAFFATHLHFLLQGAGINNLVITGVQTPNCIRQTVFDAVALDYQSVTVIVDATAAATPDIHVETFVTRSVLVPFYSTVSALDSDSAFTASASFRWLLQF; translated from the exons ATGGCAGATAACAGGAACCGCACTGCTCTACTTGTTATCGACATGCAG aaagATTTTATACACGACGACGGTCTGGTGCGAGTGAACGGAGGCAGAGCTATTGTCCCCAATGTAATCAAAGCCGTCCAAGTCGCTAGGCAGCGTGGTTTTCTAATTGTTTGG GTTGTTCGTGAGCATGACCCACAAGGGAGAGATGTTGAACTCTTCCGCCGGCACTTTTATGCTGCTGGGAAAGTGGGTCCAACTGTTAAGGGAAGTGTGGGTGCGGAACTGGTTGATGGGCTGGTGATTAAAGAAGGGGACTATAAATTGGTGAAGACGCGCTTTAGTGCATTCTTTGCTACACAcctccattttcttcttcagGGTGCTGGAATTAATAACTTGGTTATCACTG GtgttcaaactccaaattgcaTCAGACAGACCGTCTTTGATGCAGTAGCATTGGATTATCAATCTGTTACTGTTATTGTTGATGCCACAGCTGCTGCAACACCTGATATACATGTTG AGACTTTTGTAACCAGATCTGTGCTGGTGCCTTTCTATTCTACAGTCTCTGCATTGGACTCTGACAGTGCATTTACCGCTTCAGCCTCCTTTCGGTGGTTGTTGCAGTTTTAA
- the LOC132186040 gene encoding probable inactive nicotinamidase At3g16190 isoform X2 yields the protein MADNRNRTALLVIDMQKDFIHDDGLVRVNGGRAIVPNVIKAVQVARQRGFLIVWVVREHDPQGRDVELFRRHFYAAGKVGPTVKGSVGAELVDGLVIKEGDYKLVKTRFSAFFATHLHFLLQGAGINNLVITGVQTPNCIRQTVFDAVALDYQSVTVIVDATAAATPDIHVANILDMKNVGVATPTLQEWC from the exons ATGGCAGATAACAGGAACCGCACTGCTCTACTTGTTATCGACATGCAG aaagATTTTATACACGACGACGGTCTGGTGCGAGTGAACGGAGGCAGAGCTATTGTCCCCAATGTAATCAAAGCCGTCCAAGTCGCTAGGCAGCGTGGTTTTCTAATTGTTTGG GTTGTTCGTGAGCATGACCCACAAGGGAGAGATGTTGAACTCTTCCGCCGGCACTTTTATGCTGCTGGGAAAGTGGGTCCAACTGTTAAGGGAAGTGTGGGTGCGGAACTGGTTGATGGGCTGGTGATTAAAGAAGGGGACTATAAATTGGTGAAGACGCGCTTTAGTGCATTCTTTGCTACACAcctccattttcttcttcagGGTGCTGGAATTAATAACTTGGTTATCACTG GtgttcaaactccaaattgcaTCAGACAGACCGTCTTTGATGCAGTAGCATTGGATTATCAATCTGTTACTGTTATTGTTGATGCCACAGCTGCTGCAACACCTGATATACATGTTG CCAACATTCTTGACATGAAGAATGTCGGAGTTGCGACCCCAACATTACAGGAATGGTGCTAG
- the LOC132186039 gene encoding inositol polyphosphate multikinase beta-like: protein MLKVPDHQVAGHRACDEMIGPLVDDSGHFYKPLQNDERGSAEVAFYTSFSSNNNIPNHIGRFFPLFHGTQLIEASDGSGLHPHLVLQDVVSSYVNPSIMDVKIGSRTWYPEASEEYIHKCFKKDRESTSLALGFMISGLQVHGSEESGFWKPDKKLIKNFTSKDVRLVLRKFVSSNTSADSGMDPDCSFASTVYGGSAGILAQLLELKEWFEDQTIFHFCSCSVLMIYDKDSVSKGRSSGAEVKLVDFTHVVEGKGIIDHNFLGGLCSLIKFISEI from the coding sequence ATGCTTAAGGTCCCAGATCATCAGGTTGCAGGCCACCGGGCCTGTGATGAAATGATTGGTCCTTTGGTAGATGATTCAGGGCACTTCTACAAGCCTCTTCAAAATGATGAACGCGGGTCCGCAGAGGTGGCCTTTTATACGTCCTTCTCTTCCAACAATAACATTCCAAATCACATTGGTAGATTCTTCCCTCTTTTCCATGGCACTCAGCTTATAGAAGCATCTGATGGGTCTGGCCTGCATCCTCATCTTGTGCTGCAAGATGTTGTCTCAAGTTACGTCAATCCATCCATCATGGACGTCAAGATTGGATCCAGAACATGGTATCCTGAAGCATCAGAGGAATATATCCACAAGTGCTTTAAGAAAGACAGAGAATCGACGAGCCTTGCACTGGGGTTTATGATATCTGGATTGCAGGTACATGGGAGCGAAGAATCTGGGTTCTGGAAGCCTGATAAGAAGCTTATCAAGAACTTTACTTCCAAGGATGTCAGGTTAGTTCTGAGGAAGTTTGTTTCTTCTAACACATCTGCAGATTCAGGTATGGATCCTGATTGTTCTTTTGCATCAACTGTTTATGGTGGTTCTGCTGGAATTTTGGCACAATTGTTGGAGCTCAAAGAATGGTTTGAGGATCAAACCATTTTCCATTTCTGTTCTTGTTCAGTTCTTATGATCTATGATAAGGACTCGGTGTCTAAAGGAAGGAGTTCCGGTGCTGAAGTTAAACTTGTTGATTTTACACATGTCGTGGAAGGCAAGGGCATTATTGATCATAACTTCTTGGGTGGGCTCTGCTCTTTAATTAAGTTTATCTCAGAGATCTGA